The Tenacibaculum sp. MAR_2010_89 genome has a window encoding:
- the menD gene encoding 2-succinyl-5-enolpyruvyl-6-hydroxy-3-cyclohexene-1-carboxylic-acid synthase — protein sequence MYPKKQLAQLVISACQFYNIDTVVISPGSRNAPLTIGFTNHPDVETYSIVDERCAAFFAMGIAQQKRKPVAIVCTSGSALLNYYPAIAEAFYSKIPLLVISADRPRYLIDVGDGQAIRQENVFANHILYSANLLEDTNELGRNAEMLSEAISTAIQKKGPIHVNVPFEEPLYEVVDEIGEVIKDEVLKVSKEELTSTTSNINYEYFADIWNSAERKLILIGVNYPSDELQSILSKYANDESVLIMTETTSNLYGSNFVNNIDVLITPLNEKSFEALQPDVLITLGGMVVSKRIKQFLRKYQPKHHWHIDKLEKLDTYFCLSEFVKEVPEMFFLELINYKKKISSSYKEDWLEIENKRIDSHENFVKTISYSDLEVFNVLLKSIPNNCQLQLSNSSVIRYTQLFKLNPTLRVFCNRGTSGIDGSTSTAIGAALASKEQTVFISGDISFYYDSNALWNSYVPSNFRIIIVNNSGGGIFKIIPGPQTTNALNYFETPHSLNAEYLAKTYGFEYESVTNIKELENKLSGFYSDSQKPKILEIFTPSSVNDSILKKYFKNL from the coding sequence ATGTATCCAAAAAAACAATTAGCACAATTAGTAATTTCAGCATGTCAATTTTATAATATTGATACTGTTGTAATATCACCTGGTTCAAGAAATGCACCTTTAACAATAGGTTTTACTAATCATCCTGATGTGGAAACTTATAGTATTGTTGATGAGCGTTGCGCTGCGTTTTTTGCTATGGGAATAGCTCAACAAAAACGAAAGCCAGTGGCGATAGTATGTACTTCAGGCTCAGCATTACTTAATTACTATCCAGCAATAGCTGAGGCTTTTTATAGTAAAATACCTTTGTTAGTTATATCCGCTGATAGGCCAAGATACTTAATTGATGTAGGGGATGGACAGGCTATTAGACAAGAAAATGTTTTTGCAAATCATATTTTATATTCAGCAAATTTGTTAGAAGATACAAATGAACTGGGTCGTAATGCGGAAATGTTAAGTGAAGCTATAAGCACAGCAATACAAAAAAAAGGCCCGATACATGTAAATGTTCCTTTTGAGGAGCCTTTATATGAAGTTGTTGATGAGATAGGAGAGGTAATTAAGGATGAGGTATTGAAGGTATCTAAAGAAGAATTAACATCAACTACAAGTAATATCAACTATGAGTATTTTGCTGATATATGGAATTCAGCAGAACGTAAATTGATTTTAATTGGAGTAAATTACCCTTCTGATGAGTTGCAAAGTATTTTAAGTAAGTATGCAAATGATGAGTCTGTTTTAATAATGACTGAAACAACGTCTAATTTATATGGTTCAAATTTTGTAAATAATATAGATGTATTAATTACTCCACTTAACGAAAAATCTTTTGAAGCTTTACAACCAGATGTTTTAATTACATTAGGTGGAATGGTTGTGTCAAAAAGAATAAAACAATTCTTAAGGAAGTATCAACCAAAGCATCATTGGCATATTGATAAACTTGAGAAATTAGATACTTATTTTTGTTTAAGTGAGTTTGTTAAAGAAGTGCCGGAGATGTTTTTTTTAGAGTTAATTAATTACAAGAAAAAGATATCAAGCAGTTATAAAGAAGACTGGTTAGAGATAGAAAATAAGAGAATAGATAGTCATGAAAATTTTGTAAAAACTATTTCTTATTCTGATTTAGAGGTGTTCAATGTATTGTTAAAATCTATTCCAAATAATTGCCAATTACAATTAAGTAATAGTTCAGTTATTAGATACACACAATTGTTTAAATTGAATCCAACATTACGAGTTTTTTGTAATAGAGGAACTAGCGGGATTGATGGAAGTACTAGTACCGCAATTGGAGCTGCATTAGCAAGTAAAGAACAAACCGTATTTATTTCTGGAGATATTAGTTTTTATTATGATAGTAATGCTTTATGGAATAGTTATGTGCCTAGTAATTTTAGAATCATTATAGTAAATAACTCAGGAGGAGGAATTTTCAAAATAATACCAGGGCCTCAAACAACGAATGCGTTAAATTATTTTGAAACACCACACAGTTTAAATGCTGAATATTTGGCAAAAACATATGGTTTTGAATATGAATCAGTAACGAATATAAAAGAGTTAGAAAATAAGTTATCTGGATTTTACAGTGATTCACAAAAACCGAAAATTTTAGAGATATTTACACCTTCAAGTGTAAATGATAGTATATTAAAAAAATATTTTAAAAATTTATAA
- a CDS encoding DNA-binding protein has translation MDLKIGDKVDLVIGTESHLGYTVLINEEFEGLLYRNEVFTELEEGFKTVGYIKKIREDERIDVSLQPQGFRNVIDADVEKILNKLEEKKFLLLTDKSSPESIKFHLQMSKKAFKRAIGSLYKNKKIVLKEDRIELS, from the coding sequence ATGGATTTAAAAATAGGAGATAAGGTAGATTTAGTAATTGGTACTGAAAGTCATTTAGGATATACAGTATTAATAAATGAAGAATTTGAAGGATTACTTTACAGAAATGAAGTTTTTACTGAATTAGAAGAAGGGTTTAAAACTGTAGGTTACATAAAAAAAATTCGTGAAGATGAAAGAATTGATGTTTCACTACAACCTCAAGGTTTTAGAAATGTAATAGATGCTGATGTTGAAAAAATTCTGAATAAATTAGAAGAAAAAAAGTTTCTTTTATTGACAGATAAAAGCTCTCCTGAATCAATTAAATTTCATTTACAAATGAGTAAAAAAGCATTCAAAAGAGCTATTGGTAGTTTATATAAGAATAAAAAAATTGTTTTAAAAGAAGATAGAATAGAATTAAGTTAA
- the fsa gene encoding fructose-6-phosphate aldolase, producing MKFFIDTANLDQIKEAQALGILDGVTTNPSLMAKEGITGEENIINHYKAICDIVEGDVSAEVISTDYEGMVREGEALAALNPQIVVKLPMIKDGIKACKYFSDKGIKTNVTLVFSAGQALLAAKAGATYVSPFIGRLDDISTDGLNLIAEIRQIYDNYMFETEILAASVRHTMHIIDCAKLGSDVMTGPLSAISGLLKHPLTDIGLEKFLADYKKGQQ from the coding sequence ATGAAATTTTTTATTGACACAGCTAATCTTGATCAAATTAAAGAAGCACAAGCTTTAGGTATTTTAGATGGAGTAACTACTAATCCGTCATTAATGGCAAAAGAGGGGATTACTGGAGAAGAAAATATTATTAACCATTATAAAGCGATATGTGATATTGTTGAGGGAGATGTTTCTGCTGAAGTAATTTCAACTGATTATGAAGGAATGGTAAGAGAAGGTGAGGCATTAGCAGCTCTTAATCCACAAATAGTAGTAAAATTACCAATGATTAAAGATGGTATAAAGGCATGTAAATATTTTTCTGATAAAGGTATTAAAACAAATGTAACATTAGTTTTTTCTGCTGGGCAAGCATTATTAGCAGCAAAAGCAGGAGCAACATATGTATCTCCTTTTATAGGTCGTTTAGATGATATATCTACAGATGGTTTAAACTTAATAGCCGAAATTCGTCAAATTTATGATAACTATATGTTTGAAACAGAAATTTTAGCTGCTTCTGTTCGTCATACAATGCATATCATTGATTGTGCTAAATTAGGATCTGATGTTATGACTGGACCTTTAAGTGCTATTTCTGGATTATTAAAACACCCTTTAACTGATATAGGTTTAGAAAAGTTTTTAGCTGATTATAAAAAAGGACAACAGTAA
- a CDS encoding sugar phosphate nucleotidyltransferase has product MSLTLLVMAAGMGSRFGGLKQLSPINSFKETIIDYSVFDAKRAGFSKVVFVIRKEFEKEFKKQVTTKFNNQIDVDFVFQDTQNLPLDFTSSKRTKPWGTGHAIWSARNVITTNFAVINADDFYGSDSFIIMAKYLSSLKKEDLSKQCMVGYRIENTLSTNGSVSRGICEVDNNNLTSITERTNIIKKEDHTIVYLENNTETVLKSNEIASMNMFGLTPAIFSSFEEDFISFLRENIHELKSEFYLPFVLNNLVVKSKSSVKILPTSSKWFGMTYKEDKEVVENNIKKLTSSGEYPKQLWN; this is encoded by the coding sequence ATGAGTTTAACTCTTTTAGTAATGGCTGCTGGTATGGGTAGCCGTTTTGGTGGATTAAAACAATTAAGCCCTATTAATTCTTTCAAAGAAACAATTATTGATTATTCGGTTTTTGATGCAAAAAGAGCTGGATTTTCTAAGGTTGTTTTTGTTATTCGTAAAGAATTTGAAAAAGAGTTTAAAAAACAAGTCACTACAAAATTTAATAATCAAATTGATGTAGATTTTGTTTTTCAAGATACTCAAAATTTACCTCTTGATTTTACTTCTTCTAAAAGAACAAAACCATGGGGTACTGGCCACGCAATTTGGTCTGCAAGAAACGTTATTACCACTAATTTTGCAGTAATAAATGCTGATGATTTTTATGGTAGTGATTCTTTCATAATTATGGCTAAATATCTTTCCTCTTTAAAAAAAGAGGACCTTTCAAAACAATGCATGGTAGGTTACCGTATTGAAAACACCTTATCAACTAACGGAAGTGTTTCAAGAGGAATTTGTGAAGTTGACAACAACAACCTTACCTCTATTACTGAGCGTACCAATATTATAAAAAAAGAAGATCACACAATTGTTTATCTAGAGAACAATACGGAAACAGTTTTAAAATCAAATGAAATTGCTTCTATGAATATGTTTGGTTTAACTCCTGCCATATTCTCCTCTTTTGAAGAAGATTTTATCTCTTTTCTTAGAGAAAATATTCATGAGTTAAAAAGTGAATTCTATCTTCCTTTTGTTTTAAATAACTTAGTAGTCAAAAGTAAAAGCTCTGTAAAAATTTTACCAACCAGTTCTAAATGGTTTGGAATGACATATAAAGAAGATAAAGAAGTAGTTGAAAACAATATTAAAAAATTAACTTCTTCTGGAGAATATCCTAAACAACTTTGGAATTAA
- a CDS encoding SDR family oxidoreductase: protein MSKVVFITGASSGIGKSIGLYLHGKNYKVYGTSRNPSKVNVPFSMVALDVTQKESIKRAIGEVIGIEGKIDVLINNAGKGITGPIEDTPTEEMKFNFDTNFFGVIDVIKEVLPSMRLEKSGLIINTTSIAGYMGLPFRGVYSASKGALELVTEALSMEVKSFGVRVVNVAPGDFATNIAAGRYHTPVFENSAYKEKYAENLALMDSHVSSGEDPMMMAKAIYEIIKSKSPKIHYKVGGFMEKFSIILKRVLPDKIYEKLLMNHYKL from the coding sequence ATGTCAAAAGTTGTATTTATTACAGGAGCTTCTTCAGGAATAGGAAAATCTATAGGATTGTATTTGCATGGTAAAAATTATAAGGTGTACGGTACTAGTAGAAATCCGAGTAAAGTAAATGTTCCTTTTTCAATGGTAGCTTTAGATGTTACTCAGAAAGAATCTATTAAAAGAGCTATCGGCGAAGTGATTGGGATAGAAGGAAAGATTGATGTTTTGATAAATAATGCAGGTAAAGGAATCACTGGGCCAATTGAGGATACGCCAACTGAAGAAATGAAGTTTAATTTTGATACTAATTTTTTTGGAGTTATTGATGTAATTAAAGAGGTGTTACCTTCTATGCGGTTAGAGAAGAGTGGACTCATTATTAATACAACTTCAATAGCAGGTTATATGGGATTGCCATTTAGAGGAGTATATTCTGCAAGCAAAGGGGCTTTAGAATTGGTAACTGAGGCGTTAAGTATGGAAGTTAAGAGTTTTGGTGTACGAGTGGTGAATGTAGCTCCGGGTGATTTTGCTACAAATATTGCTGCTGGTAGATATCATACGCCGGTATTTGAAAATTCAGCGTATAAAGAAAAATATGCTGAGAATTTAGCATTAATGGATAGTCATGTGAGTTCAGGGGAAGATCCAATGATGATGGCAAAAGCTATTTATGAAATAATAAAAAGCAAGTCACCTAAAATACATTATAAAGTAGGAGGGTTTATGGAGAAATTTTCAATTATTTTAAAAAGAGTTTTACCTGATAAAATTTATGAAAAACTATTAATGAACCATTATAAATTGTAA
- a CDS encoding Gfo/Idh/MocA family protein, giving the protein MNRKNFIQSLLGASAFISMPFSSYANDNDALLGAIKATYKPTKGNLFGFKASPIKKVKVGIIGLGNRGTTLLQMYEWLAKQGYCEIVALSDLQEKKVQKAADNLSKWQKKKPNLYFGDKNEWQKLAKQDDIDLLLITTPWELHTPMCIYGMNQGKHVACEVPIAYTLSECWELIEAAERNQKHCIMIENCCYNEEELFVLNMIENGVFGDITHTEGAYLHDLRAHMLSSDYYEDQWRLKHHIERDGNFYTTHGLGPISFYLNIGRGDTFDHLTSMSSRELNLSETAKRLNSPYTNFKCGDMNSTMIKTAKGKSILLQFDVHTGRPYSRINKVVGTKATHDGYPSRLYIDKEELAYWGHQWLSKDDYQSYSKKYTHPIIKKLKTISQSFKQGHGGMDFVMMYRLIRCLNLGLPLDINAYDSVMWSAITPLSEISVASKSLSIPIPDFTNGQWKKDTPLEIMRDI; this is encoded by the coding sequence ATGAACAGAAAAAACTTTATTCAATCACTCTTAGGTGCTTCTGCATTTATTTCAATGCCTTTTTCATCTTATGCTAATGATAATGATGCTCTATTAGGTGCAATTAAAGCAACCTATAAACCCACTAAAGGGAATTTGTTTGGGTTTAAAGCTTCACCTATAAAAAAAGTTAAAGTTGGAATTATAGGACTTGGTAATAGAGGTACCACTCTATTACAAATGTATGAATGGCTTGCTAAACAAGGATATTGTGAAATAGTTGCTCTTTCTGATTTACAAGAGAAAAAAGTTCAAAAGGCTGCTGATAACTTAAGTAAATGGCAAAAGAAAAAGCCAAACTTATACTTTGGAGATAAAAACGAATGGCAAAAACTTGCAAAGCAAGATGATATAGATTTATTATTAATTACTACTCCATGGGAACTACATACACCTATGTGTATATATGGTATGAATCAAGGAAAGCATGTAGCATGTGAAGTACCAATTGCTTATACTTTAAGTGAATGTTGGGAACTAATAGAAGCTGCAGAAAGAAATCAGAAACACTGTATTATGATTGAAAACTGCTGTTATAATGAAGAGGAATTATTTGTTCTTAATATGATTGAAAACGGAGTTTTTGGAGATATCACTCATACTGAAGGTGCTTATTTACACGATTTAAGAGCTCACATGTTGAGTTCAGATTATTATGAAGATCAATGGCGATTAAAGCATCACATTGAAAGAGATGGTAATTTTTACACAACTCATGGTTTAGGCCCTATTAGTTTTTATTTAAATATTGGTCGTGGAGATACTTTTGACCATCTAACATCTATGAGCTCTAGAGAACTTAACTTAAGTGAAACTGCTAAAAGACTAAATTCTCCATACACAAATTTTAAATGTGGTGATATGAATTCAACCATGATTAAAACAGCTAAAGGTAAAAGTATTTTACTTCAATTTGATGTTCATACTGGTCGTCCATACTCAAGAATAAATAAAGTAGTAGGAACTAAAGCAACTCATGATGGTTATCCTAGTAGGTTATATATTGACAAAGAAGAGCTAGCTTATTGGGGGCATCAATGGCTTTCTAAAGACGATTATCAATCCTATTCAAAAAAATATACGCACCCAATAATTAAAAAGTTAAAAACCATAAGTCAAAGTTTCAAACAAGGGCATGGAGGAATGGACTTTGTAATGATGTATCGACTTATCAGATGTTTGAACCTTGGTTTACCGTTAGATATTAATGCTTATGACAGTGTTATGTGGAGTGCTATTACACCTCTTTCTGAAATTTCAGTAGCTAGTAAAAGTTTGTCTATTCCTATACCTGACTTTACAAATGGTCAGTGGAAAAAAGATACGCCTTTAGAAATTATGAGAGATATTTAA
- a CDS encoding M1 family metallopeptidase encodes MCKKIIFSSFLIFASFLSFAQTSLFKHTNTFTRQDTLRGSITPERVWWDLSYYHLNISVDPDKKFIKGHNKVTYKVLKPASRLQIDLQAPLKITKATQNGKSLMITSEGNAHFIQLKEKQQIGTTNSIIVYYEGTPKEAIRAPWDGGFSWKKDMNGNHFVATSCQGLGASVWWPNKDHMYDEVDSMAISVRVPKNLTNVSNGRLRKVEKHNDNTTTFHWFVKNPINNYGVNVNIGDYVNFSEKYDGEDGVLDMNYYVLRDNLEKAKKQFKDASKMMKAFEHWFGKYPFYEDSFKLVEVPYLGMEHQSSVTYGNQYKQGYLGNDLSGTGWGLKFDFIIIHEAGHEWFANNITNKDIADMWVHESFTAYSENLFLDYYYGKKASAEYVIGTRRSIRNDIPIIGQYNVNNEGSGDMYYKGANMLHTIRQLIDNDKKWRKILRGLNKKFYHKTVTTQEVEKYMINKSGIDLTKVFDQYLRTVKIPVFEYQITDNKLKYRWNNVVKGFNMAIKVTANNKACTLKPTEKWQTLKTNTKTLVVDNNFYVTVNKI; translated from the coding sequence ATGTGCAAAAAAATTATTTTTAGTAGTTTCTTAATATTTGCAAGCTTTTTAAGTTTTGCGCAAACATCTTTATTTAAACACACAAATACATTTACTCGTCAAGATACACTAAGAGGTTCTATTACTCCTGAAAGAGTTTGGTGGGACTTATCTTATTACCATTTAAATATTTCAGTGGATCCTGATAAAAAATTCATTAAAGGCCACAACAAAGTAACTTATAAAGTTTTAAAACCTGCTTCTAGGCTACAAATAGATTTACAAGCTCCTTTAAAAATTACAAAAGCTACCCAAAATGGAAAAAGCCTTATGATTACTTCAGAAGGTAATGCTCATTTCATTCAATTAAAAGAAAAACAACAAATAGGTACTACAAACTCTATTATAGTTTATTATGAAGGAACCCCCAAAGAAGCTATAAGAGCTCCTTGGGATGGTGGTTTTTCTTGGAAAAAAGACATGAATGGAAATCACTTTGTAGCAACTTCATGCCAAGGATTAGGGGCTAGTGTTTGGTGGCCTAATAAAGATCATATGTATGATGAAGTTGATAGTATGGCTATAAGTGTTCGTGTTCCTAAAAATTTAACAAACGTTTCTAATGGTAGACTTAGAAAAGTTGAAAAGCACAATGACAACACTACTACTTTTCATTGGTTTGTTAAGAATCCTATTAATAATTACGGTGTTAATGTAAATATTGGTGATTATGTGAATTTTTCAGAAAAATATGACGGTGAAGATGGTGTATTAGATATGAACTATTACGTTTTACGTGATAATCTAGAAAAAGCAAAAAAACAGTTTAAAGACGCTTCAAAAATGATGAAGGCTTTTGAACATTGGTTTGGTAAATATCCTTTTTACGAAGATAGTTTTAAACTCGTAGAAGTTCCTTATTTAGGCATGGAACATCAAAGTTCAGTTACTTACGGAAATCAATATAAACAAGGATACCTAGGAAATGACTTATCTGGTACTGGATGGGGATTAAAATTCGACTTTATTATTATTCATGAAGCTGGTCATGAATGGTTTGCTAACAATATTACTAATAAAGATATTGCTGACATGTGGGTACACGAAAGCTTTACCGCGTATTCTGAAAACTTATTCTTAGATTATTATTATGGAAAAAAAGCATCAGCTGAATATGTTATTGGTACTCGACGATCTATAAGAAACGATATCCCAATTATAGGACAATATAATGTAAATAATGAAGGTTCAGGTGATATGTACTATAAAGGGGCAAATATGCTTCATACAATTCGTCAATTAATAGATAATGATAAAAAATGGCGTAAAATTTTACGTGGCTTAAATAAAAAGTTTTATCACAAAACAGTAACTACTCAAGAAGTTGAAAAGTATATGATTAATAAATCTGGCATTGATTTAACCAAAGTTTTTGATCAATATTTACGTACCGTTAAAATTCCTGTTTTTGAGTATCAAATTACTGATAATAAATTAAAATACCGTTGGAATAATGTTGTAAAAGGCTTTAACATGGCTATTAAAGTTACAGCCAACAATAAAGCTTGTACATTAAAGCCAACTGAAAAATGGCAAACACTAAAAACAAACACTAAAACTCTTGTTGTAGACAACAACTTCTATGTAACTGTAAACAAGATATAA
- a CDS encoding alpha/beta hydrolase-fold protein — protein MKYLSLVFAFCISFSSFSQEVITKSIDSKELKRKRSFKIYLPKNYKKDLTANYPLAIVLGNQYLFDLYVGNAKLFANVDKAPRQIVVGIDMEKTYAKDISIVEATNMLTSRSSHFYNFIKHELIPYMEANFKTSPFMSITGEGKGANFLTHFLKEPEPIFNAYICATPEFAKYAPQIINSYTLSRLGKIDNTYYIYASNSKKQTTEELYDRYSEIGTFLSSFNAENFHVNFDKFESSPSFLATISETIPRAFTNMFSLYSKISKGEYEKNVKDLDPLDAIKYLEKKYLDIQYLYGANLNVRLDDIYAIEGIVMDKMDGDYLRVLGDFVMIKYPDLHLGDYYVGKFHELGKDYEKADFYYKAAYGKMNPSDPNTDSFYENIKRVNDLMGSQKPDEEILPEEDNEEEEKEEDK, from the coding sequence ATGAAATATCTGTCTCTTGTATTTGCTTTTTGCATTTCCTTTTCTTCTTTTTCTCAGGAAGTCATTACTAAATCTATCGATTCTAAAGAATTGAAACGAAAAAGAAGTTTTAAAATTTACCTTCCAAAAAACTACAAAAAAGATTTAACTGCTAATTACCCACTAGCTATAGTATTGGGTAATCAATATTTATTTGATTTATATGTTGGAAACGCGAAATTGTTTGCCAATGTTGACAAAGCTCCAAGACAAATAGTTGTTGGTATTGATATGGAAAAAACGTACGCTAAAGATATTTCCATAGTAGAAGCTACTAATATGCTAACTAGTAGATCTTCTCATTTTTATAACTTTATTAAGCATGAATTAATTCCTTATATGGAAGCCAATTTTAAAACATCACCTTTTATGTCTATTACAGGTGAAGGAAAAGGAGCTAATTTTTTAACTCATTTTTTAAAAGAACCTGAACCTATTTTTAATGCCTACATATGTGCTACCCCTGAATTTGCAAAATATGCTCCTCAAATCATCAATTCATATACACTTAGCAGACTTGGAAAAATAGACAATACCTACTACATATATGCTAGTAACTCTAAAAAACAAACAACAGAAGAGTTATATGATAGGTATAGCGAAATCGGAACTTTCCTATCTTCTTTTAATGCTGAAAACTTTCATGTAAACTTTGATAAATTTGAAAGCTCTCCTAGTTTTTTAGCCACCATTAGTGAAACTATACCTAGGGCTTTTACAAATATGTTTTCTTTATACTCCAAAATATCTAAAGGTGAGTATGAAAAAAACGTAAAAGACTTAGATCCTCTTGATGCAATAAAATATTTAGAGAAAAAATATTTAGACATTCAATATTTATATGGCGCTAATTTAAATGTAAGATTAGATGATATTTACGCTATTGAAGGTATTGTTATGGACAAAATGGATGGAGACTACTTAAGAGTTTTAGGTGACTTTGTTATGATTAAATATCCAGACCTACATTTAGGAGATTATTATGTAGGAAAATTTCATGAACTTGGTAAAGACTATGAAAAAGCAGATTTTTACTACAAAGCCGCTTATGGAAAAATGAACCCCTCAGATCCTAACACTGACTCTTTTTATGAAAACATAAAGCGAGTGAATGATTTAATGGGTAGTCAAAAACCAGATGAAGAAATTCTTCCTGAAGAAGATAATGAAGAAGAAGAAAAAGAGGAGGATAAATAA
- a CDS encoding phosphotransferase enzyme family protein: MDITSIIQAFKIKGDFITHEIINSGYINTTYKIITSKDCYILQKINNHIFKDIDKLSENIFRITTHIQSRTPKDKSDRILTIILTKKNKRYYKNKDGSFWRMFNYINNSKTIETLNNEKQAESLGKAFGNYHQVLSDLPQPKLFEVLPNFHNTPNRIEQLKKAIQQNQNNKLSKVKDEIEYLLSLAPEMHEIILLGNQEKIPLRTIHQDAKVANILFNQNNEIICIIDLDTTMSGYLAYDFGDAVRTGMNTASEGEKNIAKVSLDINLFKAFTKGYAKASRNFITHEEIKSLMLGVKIITYEQAIRFLADYLNNDIYYKIEYQEHNLVRTKVQISLLKDILKNFNQMNDFVIASYQ; encoded by the coding sequence ATGGATATTACTTCAATTATTCAAGCTTTTAAAATAAAGGGGGATTTTATAACTCATGAAATAATCAATTCAGGCTATATAAACACCACTTACAAAATTATTACTTCAAAGGATTGTTATATTCTCCAAAAAATAAATAATCATATTTTTAAAGATATTGATAAACTTTCAGAAAATATATTTAGAATAACAACACATATTCAATCTAGAACACCAAAAGATAAATCAGATAGAATATTAACTATTATTCTAACAAAAAAGAATAAGAGATATTACAAAAATAAAGATGGTTCATTTTGGAGAATGTTTAATTATATAAACAATTCAAAAACTATTGAAACACTAAATAATGAAAAACAGGCTGAAAGTTTAGGAAAAGCTTTTGGAAACTACCATCAAGTTTTGTCAGACTTACCACAGCCTAAATTATTTGAAGTATTACCTAATTTTCACAATACCCCAAACAGAATTGAGCAGCTAAAAAAAGCTATTCAACAAAATCAAAATAATAAACTTTCAAAAGTTAAAGATGAAATAGAATACTTGTTAAGTTTAGCCCCTGAAATGCATGAAATTATTTTACTTGGAAACCAAGAAAAAATACCTTTACGTACAATTCATCAAGATGCCAAAGTAGCAAACATTCTATTTAACCAAAATAATGAAATTATTTGTATTATTGATTTAGACACAACAATGTCTGGTTATTTAGCCTACGATTTTGGTGATGCTGTAAGAACAGGTATGAATACAGCTTCAGAAGGAGAAAAAAACATAGCTAAAGTTTCTTTAGATATAAACTTATTTAAAGCTTTCACGAAAGGATATGCTAAAGCTTCTAGAAATTTTATAACACATGAAGAAATAAAATCTTTAATGCTTGGGGTAAAAATTATCACTTACGAACAAGCCATTCGTTTTTTAGCTGATTATTTAAATAATGATATTTATTATAAGATCGAATATCAAGAACATAATCTAGTAAGAACCAAAGTTCAAATTTCCTTATTAAAAGATATTCTTAAAAATTTTAATCAAATGAATGATTTTGTAATAGCCTCTTATCAATAA
- a CDS encoding cupin domain-containing protein: METKIDKIIKELKLEPHPEGGYFRETYRSEGKINNNSLEKNYTGNRNYSTCIYFLLTSDNFSALHRIKQDEIWHFYDGSPIKLHTISESGVHETHIIGNNLSKGEIPQFVVPGGYWFGAEVIDQNSYSLVGCTVSPGFSFEDFELKSEKELTSLFPNQKEIISKLTHH; this comes from the coding sequence ATGGAGACAAAAATTGATAAAATAATAAAAGAGTTAAAACTAGAACCACATCCAGAAGGTGGTTATTTTAGGGAAACATACCGTAGTGAGGGAAAAATAAATAATAATAGTTTAGAAAAAAACTACACAGGAAATAGAAATTATTCTACTTGTATTTACTTTTTACTAACTTCAGATAATTTCTCTGCATTACATAGGATAAAACAAGATGAAATTTGGCATTTTTATGACGGATCACCTATTAAACTACATACTATTTCAGAATCTGGAGTACATGAAACACATATTATAGGAAATAATTTAAGTAAAGGAGAAATTCCACAATTTGTTGTCCCTGGAGGTTATTGGTTTGGAGCTGAAGTCATTGATCAAAATTCTTATTCTTTAGTTGGCTGTACAGTTTCTCCTGGATTTAGTTTTGAAGATTTTGAACTTAAATCTGAAAAAGAGCTTACTTCTTTGTTCCCTAATCAAAAAGAGATTATTTCAAAATTAACACATCATTAA